In the Sedimentisphaera cyanobacteriorum genome, TTATAATTTTGTCAAGGTGATAAAGCGTTAGATTGATCCTGTGGTCAGTAACGCGGTTCTGCGGGAAATTGTATGTTCTGATCCTCTGAGAGCGGTCTCCAGAGCCGATCATAGCCTTTCTCTGCGAATCACGCTCGGCTCTTTCCTGCGAGATGAAGTGTTCATATATGCGGCTTTTCAGGATTCGCCAAGCCTTTGCCCTGTTTTTATGCTGGCTCTTCTCATCCCGCATACTCACAGTAATTCCGGTGGGGATATGTTCAAGCTTTATAGCGCTGTTTATCTTATTAACGCTCTGCCCGCCCGGGCCGCCTGCACGACTGACATGTTCTGCTACATCGCTTTCTTTGATGTCCACCTCAATATCTTCCGGCTCGGGCATAATTGCAACAGTAGCAGCGGAGGTGTGTATTCGCCCCTGTGTTTCGGTTTCGGGAACTCTCTGCACCCTGTGCCCGCCGCCTTCATATCCAAGGCATGCCCAAACTCCGGGGCCTTTAATTCCAGCTACAACTTCCTTTACCCCGCCTTTTTCCGAGCCCGCAAACGAAATCGTTTCAACCTTCCAGCAGTTTGCTTCAGCGTATCTGGAATACATTGAGAAAAGGTCTCTGGCAAAAAGGGCGGCTTCATCTCCGCCTGTGCCGGGGCGTATCTCGATTATGACAGAGTCTATCGCTGCATCATCCGCCATCACAAGCTTATCTTTTAAGTCCTGAAGAACCTGCTCTCTTCTTTGTTCGAGCTCTTCGATCTCCGCTTCAGCCATTTCCCGCATCTCGGGGTCCTGCTCGTTTTCAAGGATCTCTTCGGAGCCCTTAATTCCTTCAGCGCATTCATTATACTCCCTGTAAAGGCTTACCACAGGCTTCAG is a window encoding:
- the prfA gene encoding peptide chain release factor 1 — translated: MSEDNTRLLEKLSELEARLNELDRQIQDPEIASAHSKLIPLTKEQAKLKPVVSLYREYNECAEGIKGSEEILENEQDPEMREMAEAEIEELEQRREQVLQDLKDKLVMADDAAIDSVIIEIRPGTGGDEAALFARDLFSMYSRYAEANCWKVETISFAGSEKGGVKEVVAGIKGPGVWACLGYEGGGHRVQRVPETETQGRIHTSAATVAIMPEPEDIEVDIKESDVAEHVSRAGGPGGQSVNKINSAIKLEHIPTGITVSMRDEKSQHKNRAKAWRILKSRIYEHFISQERAERDSQRKAMIGSGDRSQRIRTYNFPQNRVTDHRINLTLYHLDKIIMGELDEIVEALQTHDKQQRLDNI